The proteins below come from a single Lepeophtheirus salmonis chromosome 4, UVic_Lsal_1.4, whole genome shotgun sequence genomic window:
- the LOC121116928 gene encoding uncharacterized protein — MLGKDLRFPNPFGILLIFVFFSSFINPITCINFCPEKCNCDDEKLVVTCIRADLMYMPNTLNPGLRTIVYKYNRFPTVDVSLNFLTELVKIDLSHNHIVSVTKRAFLSQKDLIDLNLENNKITQINNLTFYGLSNLQVLNFRSNNVEALEGQPFLFAKRLQKINFARNRISRISNTSFVDLPDLRILNLENNLLTSIPTDAFKPLVDLAELYLSGNPFISIPDGSFATFRSLIALDLSSCRLTSLSIGSFQGLGTLRKLKLSDNELKSIPDGAIRDSVPNLEELYIGQNQFTSLTSSSGLVGIRRLKILDISGCGKLRFIGSNTLKGSAEHLEHVVISENRHLKAISEVTFGDDSPSLMHLRHFDLAENGLETLSEALLPNWLKIKVIDLTGNPWRCDCETVFIYHVVTRLLHQRSTDNIPDVVASTKCGSPRRHSGKPVYLLQIEDLSDDGECYAIPASSDYRNDKTFYDDNGSSFGSGNSGDGGGPPEETLIVIISVASVVSVLILSILCFVLYKCGKRKASSSFSDWFFKEYRWKASSPDSHREYAKTPYDDDFFFHNNAQNYQYSTGRSIPVTEL, encoded by the exons ATGTTGGGCAAGGATCTCAGATTCCCAAATCCCTTTGGTATCCTCCTCATCTTCGTCTTCTTCTCATCCTTCATTAATCCCATTACGTGCATCAACTTTTGTCCAGAGAAATGTAATTGTGATGATGAGAAGCTTGTGGTCACGTGTATTCGTGCGGATTTAATGTACATGCCGAATACACTCAATCCAGGCCTTCGAACCATTGTCTATAAATACAATCGATTCCCAACTGTGGATGTGAGCTTAAA CTTCCTCACAGAATTGGTCAAGATTGATTTGAGTCATAATCACATCGTTTCCGTCACTAAAAGAGCTTTTCTAAGTCAAAAAGACCTCATTGATCTCAATCTTGAAAATAACAAGATCACTCAAATCAATAATCTTACATTCTATGGTCTATCCAATCTTCAAGTCCTTAACTTCCGTTCCAATAATGTTGAAGCCCTAGAAGGACAGCCTTTTCTCTTTGCCAAAAggcttcaaaaaattaactttgctAGGAATAGAATTTCTCGCATATCTAATACGTCATTTGTAG ATCTTCCAGATTTGAGGATACTTAATTTAGAGAATAATCTTCTCACAAGTATACCAACGGATGCTTTCAAACCCCTTGTGGACCTTGCTGAGCTTTATTTGAGTGGGAATCCCTTTATTAGTATTCCAGATGGAAGCTTTGCCACTTTCCGATCCCTCATTGCACTTGACTTATCCTCTTGTCGCTTAACGTCACTCTCAATTGGTTCTTTCCAAGGACTTGGCACTCTGAGAAAGCTAAAGCTCTCTGATAATGAATTAAAGTCAATTCCAGATGGAGCAATACGAGACTCTGTTCCTAACTTGGAGGAGTTGTATATTGGACAGAATCAATTCACTTCTCTGACTTCATCATCTGGACTCGTAGGGATTAGACGCCTCAAGATCTTAGACATATCTGGTTGTGGTAAATTGCGGTTTATCGGCTCTAATACCCTAAAAGGTTCCGCTGAGCACTTGGAGCATGTGGTAATATCCGAGAATCGTCATTTAAAGGCTATATCTGAGGTGACTTTTGGAGATGACAGTCCATCGTTGATGCATCTACGCCATTTTGATCTTGCCGAGAATGGATTAGAGACTCTGAGTGAGGCTTTGTTGCCTAATTGGTTGAAAATAAAAGTGATTGATCTGACTGGGAATCCCTGGCGATGTGATTGTGAGACGGTGTTTATTTACCACGTAGTGACTCGTCTATTACATCAACGCTCTACTGATAACATTCCAGACGTGGTTGCCTCTACGAAATGTGGAAGTCCACGTCGTCACTCCGGAAAGCCAGTGTATCTTCTACAAATAGAGGATTTATCCGACGACGGAGAATGCTATGCAATTCCTGCCTCGTCAGACTATCGAAATGATAAGACATTTTATGACGATAACGGCTCATCATTTGGTAGTGGGAATAGTGGGGACGGAGGTGGACCTCCGGAAGAAACTCTTATTGTGATCATTTCCGTCGCTTCCGTAGTTAGTGTCCTTATACTGAGTATTTTATGCTTTGTCTTATATAAGTGTGGCAAGCGTAAAGCTTCTTCTTCCTTCTCAGACTGGTTCTTTAAAGAGTACAGATGGAAGGCCTCTTCTCCGGACTCTCATCGTGAATACGCTAAGACTCCTTATGAcgatgattttttctttcataacaaTGCTCAAAATTACCAGTACTCCACGGGGAGGTCCATCCCAGTGACAGAACTctaa